The following are encoded in a window of Trichocoleus sp. genomic DNA:
- a CDS encoding elongation factor G: protein MSEKVFSGSRNVAIVGPYLSGKTSLLESLLWVTGATTRKGKVTERNTVGDASQEARDRQMTVEVNAASTEYGGICFTFLDCPGSIEFAQETYDALVGVDAAIVVCEPDCARVLTLAPLFQFLDDWEIPHLVFVNKMDRAHASFSDILQALKSVSSRPLVPHQYPIGQGETIEGFIDLITEQAYQYHPGAPADPIPLPEHLKEQEHAARVEMLETLANFDDHLLEELLEDIEPPQEEILTDLKMELGADLIVPVLVGIAEQDFGVRPLLEALLREAPEPNTMAERRLSKPSQTPIAQVLKTYSTAQGSRLSLVRVWQGKLTDGMTLNGARIGGLYRLSGQQQQTLNEANAGSIVALGRLEGIKTGDTLSTDAVTKPLLSAERVAPVYALAITPEKRSDEVKLSSALSKLMEEDRSLAWEQHGDTHEIILWGQGEIHLQVALDRLRRKYGLPMTTHLPQVPYKETIRRTANNIHGRYKRQSGGHGQFGDVYLDIKPLPRGTGFSFNETIVGGVVPRQYIPGVEVGVRESLVNGPLGFPVVDVAVTLTNGSYHSVDSSEQAFKQAARLAMQEGMSKCEPSLLEPILLVTISVPNAFTSNVLRLINGHRGQVLGYEAKANWHGWDEVQAQIPQAEMQNLIVELRSLTMGVGSFCWQFDHLQEVPDKVAEKLLAKSGNGNSH, encoded by the coding sequence ATGAGTGAGAAAGTTTTCTCCGGCTCACGAAACGTGGCGATCGTGGGTCCTTATCTCAGCGGTAAAACCTCGTTGCTCGAAAGCCTTTTGTGGGTGACTGGCGCAACAACACGCAAAGGGAAAGTGACTGAGCGAAATACTGTGGGAGATGCTTCACAAGAAGCCCGCGATCGCCAGATGACTGTTGAAGTCAATGCCGCTAGCACTGAATATGGCGGCATTTGTTTTACGTTTTTAGACTGTCCCGGTTCAATTGAATTTGCTCAAGAAACCTATGATGCGCTGGTCGGTGTCGATGCTGCGATCGTGGTTTGTGAGCCAGATTGCGCTAGAGTTTTGACCCTCGCTCCGCTGTTCCAGTTTTTAGATGATTGGGAAATTCCGCATCTCGTCTTTGTGAATAAGATGGATCGCGCCCATGCTAGTTTTTCCGATATTTTGCAAGCCTTGAAATCAGTTTCTAGCCGTCCGCTCGTACCGCATCAATATCCGATCGGGCAAGGCGAAACCATTGAAGGATTCATTGATTTAATTACCGAGCAGGCATATCAATATCATCCGGGCGCACCCGCTGACCCCATTCCTTTACCAGAGCATTTGAAAGAACAAGAACATGCGGCTCGGGTCGAAATGTTGGAAACCCTGGCAAACTTTGATGATCACCTGCTAGAAGAACTGCTCGAAGACATTGAACCGCCCCAAGAAGAAATCTTGACTGATCTGAAAATGGAACTGGGAGCCGACCTGATTGTGCCCGTCCTGGTTGGTATTGCAGAACAGGATTTTGGGGTGCGTCCTCTGTTGGAAGCGCTGCTGCGAGAAGCCCCCGAACCCAATACAATGGCTGAGCGTCGCCTCTCCAAGCCCAGCCAAACCCCGATCGCTCAAGTCTTGAAAACCTACAGTACGGCGCAGGGCAGCAGGCTTTCGCTAGTGCGCGTCTGGCAAGGCAAATTAACCGATGGCATGACCTTGAATGGGGCTCGGATCGGTGGACTTTACCGCTTGAGTGGACAACAGCAACAAACCCTAAATGAAGCCAATGCCGGATCGATCGTCGCTTTAGGACGACTGGAAGGCATCAAAACGGGTGATACGCTCAGCACCGATGCCGTGACCAAACCCCTATTATCTGCCGAACGGGTTGCTCCAGTCTATGCGTTGGCAATTACGCCTGAAAAACGCAGCGATGAAGTTAAACTCAGCAGCGCCCTAAGCAAGTTGATGGAAGAAGACCGATCGCTTGCCTGGGAGCAGCATGGCGATACCCATGAAATCATTCTGTGGGGACAGGGCGAAATTCACCTCCAGGTGGCGCTCGATCGCTTGCGTCGTAAGTACGGTCTGCCGATGACAACCCATCTGCCGCAAGTCCCCTACAAGGAAACGATTCGTCGTACCGCCAACAACATCCACGGACGCTATAAGCGACAAAGCGGCGGGCATGGGCAGTTTGGCGATGTTTATCTCGATATCAAACCCTTACCGCGCGGCACTGGCTTTAGTTTCAATGAAACGATCGTTGGTGGAGTTGTGCCTCGGCAATATATCCCCGGTGTTGAGGTGGGCGTGCGCGAATCCCTGGTCAATGGACCTTTAGGCTTTCCTGTTGTGGATGTTGCCGTAACGCTGACGAACGGTTCCTATCACTCTGTCGATAGTTCTGAGCAAGCCTTTAAGCAAGCGGCGCGGCTGGCCATGCAGGAAGGCATGAGCAAATGTGAACCGAGTTTGCTGGAGCCGATTCTCCTAGTGACAATTTCTGTACCCAATGCTTTCACCTCAAACGTGCTGCGATTGATCAACGGGCATCGAGGTCAAGTTTTAGGCTACGAAGCAAAAGCAAACTGGCATGGCTGGGATGAAGTTCAGGCACAAATCCCTCAAGCCGAAATGCAAAACCTGATTGTAGAACTCCGATCGCTGACGATGGGCGTTGGCTCATTCTGCTGGCAGTTTGATCACCTGCAAGAAGTTCCAGATAAAGTGGCAGAAAAGCTTTTAGCCAAGTCGGGTAATGGCAACAGTCACTAA
- a CDS encoding DUF559 domain-containing protein yields MASVSCLLLLPAIPDRVWQNRRMERLPTLLFPSSLQNIQSIARSLSQTEIRQAFSQTTPPMGVHAKPPKGRSESQFERDLWQYFPGKIHTGLLMRRSDYHQPYVPDFAYIDPGFNLHLDIEVDEPYTHDTHQPLHYWGCPKDMQRNQAFLDWGWGVIRFSEAQVIQAPASCCKTIASVIAQLTGDSSIMNAFRHIPTLKPARRWTETEAQQMAESDYRDSYSAQTGPQANPARKKRQRQQHASPTQGTIVTANFTFYCPECGEGPIPWRGHYVCCPTCQYDAFVL; encoded by the coding sequence ATGGCTTCCGTCTCCTGCCTCCTGCTGCTCCCTGCTATCCCCGATCGCGTTTGGCAAAATAGAAGAATGGAGCGCTTACCAACCCTTCTTTTTCCCTCGTCTCTGCAAAATATTCAATCGATCGCCCGATCGCTATCCCAAACCGAAATTCGACAAGCTTTCAGTCAAACAACCCCTCCGATGGGTGTTCATGCCAAGCCGCCGAAAGGACGATCGGAATCTCAGTTTGAGCGAGATCTGTGGCAATATTTTCCCGGCAAAATTCATACAGGTCTGTTGATGCGGCGATCGGACTATCACCAGCCTTATGTGCCAGATTTTGCTTACATTGACCCCGGCTTCAATTTGCATCTTGATATTGAGGTGGATGAACCCTACACGCATGATACGCACCAACCCTTGCACTATTGGGGCTGTCCCAAAGATATGCAGCGCAATCAGGCTTTTCTAGATTGGGGTTGGGGGGTGATTCGCTTCAGTGAGGCTCAGGTGATTCAGGCTCCGGCAAGCTGTTGTAAAACGATCGCCAGCGTCATTGCCCAACTCACGGGGGATAGCAGCATCATGAATGCCTTTCGCCACATTCCGACCCTTAAGCCTGCTCGTCGGTGGACTGAAACAGAAGCGCAACAAATGGCAGAGTCTGATTACCGGGATTCATATTCAGCACAGACTGGACCTCAAGCGAATCCTGCCCGCAAAAAGCGTCAGCGTCAGCAGCATGCTTCACCCACTCAAGGAACGATCGTCACTGCCAACTTCACCTTCTATTGTCCTGAATGTGGTGAAGGTCCAATTCCCTGGCGAGGGCATTATGTCTGCTGCCCAACCTGCCAATATGATGCATTTGTGCTGTGA